The Sphingobacterium lactis sequence GCACCCAAGCACTCCGTGCCGCAACCAGCAATCCTACAAAAACTTTGAGAAACCAATAATCTAACTATATCTACATACACTTTAAACAAAGAAACACCATGATAAAAATCACCAATCTTCAAAAGTTCTACCGTACGGAGGAAGTGGAGACCATAGCGTTGAACAATGTAAATATCCATGTCAAGGAGGGCGAGTTTGTTGCCGTGATGGGGCCTTCCGGTTGTGGGAAGTCAACCTTGCTGAACATCATCGGTTTGCTGGATGACCTCGATGAAGGGAGTTACCTATTCAATTCGATCGAAGTTGCGGATTTTAAGGAAAATAAGCGTTCCGATCTGCGGAAACATAACATCGGGTTTGTGTTTCAGAGCTTCAACCTGATCGATGAATTGACCGTTTATGAGAACGTGGAACTTCCATTGGTATATACCAATGTCCCTGCTGCCGAGCGGAAGCGCCGTGTGGAAGAAGTGTTGGAAAAGGTGCAGATCATGCACCGCCGGAATCACTTTCCGCAGCAATTATCCGGGGGACAGCAACAGCGTGTCGCCGTAGCCCGGGCCGTGGTGAACAACCCGAAGCTGATCCTTGCCGATGAGCCCACAGGTAACTTGGACTCCAGCAACGGTAATGAGGTCATGCAATTGCTTACGGAACTGAATGAAGCCGGTACAACAATCGTCATGGTGACACACTCCGAACATGATGCCAAATTCTCCGATAGGGTCATCCGCATGCTGGACGGACAGGTGATCCTAGAAACTGCAAATGCAGTT is a genomic window containing:
- a CDS encoding ABC transporter ATP-binding protein, whose product is MIKITNLQKFYRTEEVETIALNNVNIHVKEGEFVAVMGPSGCGKSTLLNIIGLLDDLDEGSYLFNSIEVADFKENKRSDLRKHNIGFVFQSFNLIDELTVYENVELPLVYTNVPAAERKRRVEEVLEKVQIMHRRNHFPQQLSGGQQQRVAVARAVVNNPKLILADEPTGNLDSSNGNEVMQLLTELNEAGTTIVMVTHSEHDAKFSDRVIRMLDGQVILETANAVS